The following DNA comes from Pongo pygmaeus isolate AG05252 chromosome 9, NHGRI_mPonPyg2-v2.0_pri, whole genome shotgun sequence.
TCATCCATGGTCTGTCCTTCATGGAGTCCTCTGTCCTCCTTGCTATGGCCTTTGACCGGTACATTGCAATTTGCAATCCACTGCGTTATTCCTCCATCCTGACTAATTCCAGAATTATCAAAATTGGGCTCACTATAATAGGTAGgagttttttctttattacacCCCCCATCAtccatctgaatttttttttttttttttttttttttttttttagagagtgtGAGATTTATTTCTAACATAGCTGACAGGTCCTTGTGCAACATTAGCCAGATCATCACACTTCATTTCCACATCCTTTCTCACTCTTTCTGCCTGCACCAGGATCTTCTCCACTTAGCCTGTTCAGACATCCGATTCAATAGTTACTATGCCCTGATGCTGGTTTTTTGCATACTGTTGTTGGACGCTGTACTCATCCTTTTCTCCTACATCCTGATTCTTAAGTCAGTCCTGGCAGTTGCCTCTCAGGAAGAGCGGCATAAATTATTTCAGACCTGCATCTCCCACATCTGTGCTGTCCTTGTGTTCTACATCCCTATCATTAGCCTCACAATGGTGCACCGTTTTGGCAAGCATCTTTCCCCCGTGGCCCACGTTCTCATTGGTAACATCTACATCCTTTTCCCACCTTTAATGAATCCCATCATTT
Coding sequences within:
- the LOC129008909 gene encoding olfactory receptor 51V1, translating into MYLSSRMITSVSPSTNSSLLLTGFSGLEQQYPCFSILFSSIYAMVLLGNCMVLHVIWTEPSLHQPMFYFLSMLALTDLCMGLSTAYTMLGILWGIIREISLDSCIAQSYFIHGLSFMESSVLLAMAFDRYIAICNPLRYSSILTNSRIIKIGLTIIGRSFFFITPPIIHLNFFFFLHFHILSHSFCLHQDLLHLACSDIRFNSYYALMLVFCILLLDAVLILFSYILILKSVLAVASQEERHKLFQTCISHICAVLVFYIPIISLTMVHRFGKHLSPVAHVLIGNIYILFPPLMNPIIYSVKTQQIHTRMLRLCSQKRY